The Starkeya sp. ORNL1 DNA window TGCCGGCATGGTCGATGCCGGGCGTGCCCACCGGGATGAAGACGTCCGGCGCCTTGTCGAACACCGTCTCGGCATGGCCGATGACAATGGTCTTGCCTTCGAAGGGCGGCGGCGGCTCGGGACGGAACGCCGAAACCCACACCAGCACATCGGCATCCTTGAGCGCCTGCGCGGTGGCGTAGAGTGCCGGGTCGTGCTCGGAGGCGCCGCCGCGTATCGCCGTGCGCAGCGGATAGCCGAGCCGCCACAGCATCAGCTGGTTCAGCCCGATGATGTTGTCGCGCCCGCCGAGCGGGAACACGCCGGCGCGCGTCGTGATGTTCAGCGTGTCGACCAGGGCGGTGGCGCGCTCGGCGACGAGATCGCCATTGCCAAGCTCGGCGCCGTTCCAGGTGACGACCGCATAACGCGCCGCGCTCAAGGCGGCGGCGACAGCGGCGAGATCGGCCAGCGGCACGCCGCCGAAGCTATTCCCCGCCAGCGTGCGCCCGCCGACCAGCGCGGTGAGCGCGACGAGCGCCTCGGGAAGATCGGTTGCCGGCAGGCTCGAGACCTCGGCCCTGGCAAGCTGGCCGCTGGCCCGCGCGCCGGGCGTGCCGCCAAGGAAGATGACCTTGCGTTGTTCGCCGGCAAACAAGGGCGAGTCGGGGAACAGCCGCTCGAACAGCCGGCCGAAGTTCGGCGTCGGATCGCTGCCGACCACGAGCAGCACGTCGCAGCGATTGCGCACCTCGGCGAGTGTGGTCGCCAGCCAGCCGGTGCGCTGGGTCGCGGTGAAGTTGCGGAACAGGCCGATCGAGGCCGCATGGTCGAACACGCCGCCGGTGCCGCCGGCGAGGTCGAGCAGCGCCTGGCCGCCGGCGACGTCGGTGCCGAGCCCGGCGAACAGCGGGGTGCGGGCGGCATTCAGGATGACGCGCGCCTCGTCGAACGCCTCCTGCGCGCTGCACGGCGAGCCGAGCCGGCTGAACAGCGGATCGGCGACGTCCATGCGCCACAGCAGCTTCGCCGCTTCCGGGCAGACCGACCCGGCGGGGCGGATCTCGCGGCCTTCGACCTCGACCTTCAGGTCATCGCAGCCGAGCCCGCAGAAACCGCAGACCACGTCCTCGACGATGTGCTTCCCGGTGTTCGCCATCGGATCAATCATATTTGATGTAGGCGAACCGCATGTCGCCATGCGGCGTGCCTTCCAGCGCGGCGTCGGGTTCCAGCCCCGGCCGCCATGCGACGACTTCCTCGATCTTCTTCGCCAGGGCGAAATCGCGCTCGGTGACGCCCTTGGCATCGTGCGACATCAACCTTACCTCGACCCAGGCATAGGAAGCGGTGATATCCGGATGATGCCACGCCGCCTCGGCCAGATGGCCGACGGTGTTGATCACCATCAAGGTGCCCTTCCAGCTATTGGTCTTGTAGTTGCGGCGGATCCAGCCGTCCTCGAGCCGCCACTTTGGCAGCTCAGCAGCGAGGCGATCCTGGATCTCCTTGTCGGAAAAGGTTTTCTTGCGATCCACCGGCATGGCCTCGCGTCCTCCCTGACCTCATCACGCCCATTCTTGGCGGGGCGCCTTGCACGATTCGGTAGCACGCGCTCCCCGCCCGCCGCAAACCGGGCCCCGTCATCATTTCGGCGCGGCGGCTTGTCGGCGCCTGTTGGCACATACAAGATAGGCATCGAGGAAACGCTCGTGAACAAGACAACGCTCAAAATAGAAGCGGCGTGCGGGGGAGAGGGGGACGCTGCGGTGCGCATCACCGCGCCGGGCCGCCTCCATCTTGGATTCCTCGACCTTGCCGGCACGCTCGGCCGTCGCTTCGGCAGCCTTGGAATCACGCTGGAGCGTCCCGC harbors:
- a CDS encoding formylmethanofuran dehydrogenase yields the protein MANTGKHIVEDVVCGFCGLGCDDLKVEVEGREIRPAGSVCPEAAKLLWRMDVADPLFSRLGSPCSAQEAFDEARVILNAARTPLFAGLGTDVAGGQALLDLAGGTGGVFDHAASIGLFRNFTATQRTGWLATTLAEVRNRCDVLLVVGSDPTPNFGRLFERLFPDSPLFAGEQRKVIFLGGTPGARASGQLARAEVSSLPATDLPEALVALTALVGGRTLAGNSFGGVPLADLAAVAAALSAARYAVVTWNGAELGNGDLVAERATALVDTLNITTRAGVFPLGGRDNIIGLNQLMLWRLGYPLRTAIRGGASEHDPALYATAQALKDADVLVWVSAFRPEPPPPFEGKTIVIGHAETVFDKAPDVFIPVGTPGIDHAGTVFRMDSIVSLPLGALRVATLPSVAEAVRRIAGGVA
- a CDS encoding 4a-hydroxytetrahydrobiopterin dehydratase, with protein sequence MPVDRKKTFSDKEIQDRLAAELPKWRLEDGWIRRNYKTNSWKGTLMVINTVGHLAEAAWHHPDITASYAWVEVRLMSHDAKGVTERDFALAKKIEEVVAWRPGLEPDAALEGTPHGDMRFAYIKYD